In Equus caballus isolate H_3958 breed thoroughbred chromosome 22, TB-T2T, whole genome shotgun sequence, the sequence ATAGCAGTCCAAGTAAGCCGGAGGAACCCCCCTTGATCCAGTGCCTGGGTGAGTGGGTGAGGGGATTGTCTCGATTCCCCGGCCGGGAAAGCACCTGGCAATGAAGGCATCACACTGTGTTGTGTGATTCCACTGTGGAGAGAGAATTGTTTTTCGTAAAAACGGCCCCTAAACATAACCAATTACTTTCTTTGGTGTAATCAGCAAACATGATGTGTTCCATTGACGGTGGGAAGCTTGCTGTGTATGGCAGGCTCCAGAAAGGCACCTTCCTAAGGCATTTTTGAGAGTgatttagggggccagcccggtggcagtagtggttaagttcgcgcgcttcgcgGCATCAGTGGCCCACAGTTcatgggcgtggacctacacactgctggtcaagccatctgtggcagcatgccacacccaaaatagaggaagattggcacaggtattagctcagggatagtcttcctcaagcaaaaagagggagattggcaacagatgttagctcatggccaatattcctcacaaaaaaaagagtaatttggGCCATATGCGATTGTTGCCTGGCTCTCAGATTTCAGTGTAGCCCTGGCACAAGAAGCAATTCCACTCAACACTCTGCCATTGAAAACCCAGGGTGGGAGGGTGTGGGGAGTCACCAAATCATACCCTGAACTCCTACAAGATCCCTCATGTAACcttgttctcttctttccttgtaAGCCCAAGGGGATCCACCAGATCAGCAGAATGAGAAATGCCCCTAATCCATACTCTAATAGAAGAATGCCTGATGCATGTGAAaacgcatatatatatatgaatataatatatattatatatacacccACACTGGTTTgcaatctctttaaaatatatatataacttttttaatatatataactttttttatCTCCATCCTGACAAAATATGTACCAAAAGCTAACAGGGCTTTTGAaagaatattgaatattttgaagctcatccatgttttatttttccacaatgTGTTCTAATCGTATAACTCAAgtaataaaaattggaaatttttaaagaaatttcaggAAGCATTTTAGTGCTAAAAATCTTGTTTTGGAAGACTAGGAAATGTTCATGATCttcaataagtaaaaaaaaaaggacgcaaaaaaatatgtatggtGTGATCCATTTCATTTGTAAGTCACGTTTTGCGTCCTGTTTTATTTGTGGGTATTTGTGTGGAGTGAAAACACTGAGGATTTTGCTTTCTTGTTTGTGCTTCTGTTTTCGAAGTTTTCACAGGTGATCATATTATTACTTCtacaagtaggaaaaaaaaatgttattttaaaagtacaaataagGGTGAGTCTGGAAGACAAAATGAGGTGCCAGAGGACAGGGGTGGAGTCCCAGCTTACTGGGCATGTGACCTGCGCAGCTCACTTAACTAAGCGCTTCTAGTTGCCTTACAGAAAAGGAGGGGATGATAACGTCATACGACTGGGAGAATGAAGCGAGCAGTCGGCACCTACTAAAGGCTGATTCTATTATCCTCATAAGCTCAGCCATTCAGTGACTCTTTGGCGAGGGTCTGTGCTCTGAATAGGATTTCTGAGCACCCATGCAGAGCAAAAACCCCTCCTCTGGCTTCCCCCACCCACCCGGCTCACCTTGCATACCTCCGGTGCCAGGGAGCTCCCTTCCTCACAAAGCTCCCCCTTCACACTAGCCTGTCCTACCCACGTGTGGCTATTGTTCTACTCTGGAAATAGCCTTGACTTGAGGTCCAAAGATTTAAGTCCAGTCTTGGCTCTGGGCCTTGGCAGCTGCACGGCCTTGGACAAGCCCCTTTCCTTTCCAGGCTCGGGAGCCTCATCTTGAGAACCTCCCTCCCTAGAATTGCCTTGTCTCCTGGGATTGTTAGGTGCATCCTTATGCCCCGGGAGGTTGGATATAGGCTTCGATGAGGGTCTGTTAGGACACTGGGCGGGAGACAGCCCTGCACCTGTGAGGTTTAAGCTTCAGAAAACCATCTCGTCTGTTTTGTCTTGGTTCAGCCCTCAGAAGGCCAGTGGCTGCCTCTGCCATGATGCACTGAGGGCCACACCGCCTCGCGTCTGTAGTGTTCCCGCCAAAAAAAGGCCTAAGCTGAATCCAGTCacgaggaaacatcagacaaactcaaactGAAGGACACTCCACCAAACAACTGGCCTGCACTCTCCAAAAACGTCAGTGTCATGAAGGACTGAGCAGTTCTGGATTAGAAGGGATCAAAGAAACATAACAAATGACTGTAATGCCTGATCCACGGATTTTCTTTTGCTAATCTGAAGATTAGACAATAGAATTTGTCAATGTTAAGTCCTGATTTTTATTGCTGCACTGTGGTGGTATaagaaaatgcttttgtttttaggaaaaatCCACTGAAGTATTTAGGTATAAAGGATCATCGTCTGAGATGTATATATAACTATAAATATATTACTAaatttatatatagttatatatatgcacacacacagacagaggaAATGATAAGGTTAAAgtagtaaaatattaatatttggaaAACCTGGGTGAAGGATCGATGGGAATTCTTTGTATCGGTCTTGCAGATGTTCTGTAAGACTGAAATTATGTGGAGAAGTCCAGTTGCGTGCTTCCTGCTCAGGAGAAGTGCTGGCAATTACAGCAGCTTTCATTGACTAAGCACTTATACAGTGCCGGGTCATCTCATTTGATCCCACAGCTACCCTCTTAAGAGCTGTCATTATGCCCTTTCTGCAGAGAAGGATCCTGACATCAGACAGCGGAGGTGACTTGCTCTCATCACGTGGCCGGTGGCCTGcacgtggcagagctgggatatgAACTTGAGTCTGTCTGACTCCTCGCTCCTGAAATCACCACCATCTTCTGCAACAAGGTCACAAATTCCCTCCCACTACCCCTTAGACTATGCAAGGAAAACAGAGCTTCTTTACTCTTTGTAAATCAACTGAGGGGGGAGGGGTCGGAGTGCCGAACTAAATTTAGTTCAATCCAGTTCAAAACTTGGTCTAATTCAACAATTTAAAtattctcttgagatttcttgaGTTCAGAGAGACTTGGTCTCTTTTGTATAATTGCTCAAGCTTTCAgattcctcctctcctctccctgctcctcccaaaTACGATGGCTGAGATAAGGGTGGGGAGACTCAATGGTCCAGTGCTTGCTGGCATCTGCTGGGAGCTGAGTGGCTTGGGCCTGTCACTGAGAACATCCACTGGCTTCCAGCTAAGGCTGGTTGCTGATGAACTGGTGTGGCCTCCTGCAGACTCACTGAAGCCCAGTGTCATGTCAGCTCTCTGTGGTTCTGTGGCCATCTCGAGGGTTTTTATCTTGTCCTCTTTCTAGACTCCAGACACCGAGCCCACCTTGCCCCCACCAAATTAGGTTCTAAAACAGGCCCACTGGCCATTAGTTCAATGTTTAGACCACCCAAAAACTAAGGGAGGCACAGAAGGAGGACTGAGACTCAGGTGGTATGCTGTGTTATGAAAATAATTCAGTGTTTCCCCCCAGTtagtaaagagctgctgcccaAGTCCCCTGGGtatcccctcctccactccagcTGCCTCTGGCATATCCCAGGTCCCTCCCACACCAGAAACCAAAGGATTCCCACCTAGCACAGCAGGTAGCCTCCAAGACTGCTCCAGCCCCAGGCTCAGCATCCTTTCTGATGCTGAGTATTTTGAACTTCACCACTTCTTTCTTAGACTGGTCACGCAGAGTCCTTTCTCTTACTCCAAGGCTACCCTGACATTCTCTGAAAATTCTCAAAGGACAGTGGACAAGAGCCCCTCTGCCCTGGGCATTCCCCTCAACTTATCCAAAACACCTGCCCCTTTCGGGGCTTACCCCCAGGGAGAGGGTGGACCAACACTAAGGGTCTTCTCCAGCTCCCTTTATCCCGAGCTCAAGTCTACTATAGAGGCGAGAACAGCCAAATACttttttcccagcctcccttacaTCAATAGCCACGTGACACTGTTCTGGTCCTTTGAGAAGTAAGCAGAAGTCTGCTGAGGGGGGTTCCAGGGAAAGCTTTTGCTTTCCAGGTAAAAGTGAGAAACTAGCCCATGCCAACCCTCCCCGCTGCTCCAAGAACATTGAAAGAGGGGGaacctctccctccacccctccctctaATAATGACATAAAGCCTAAAGTTTTGGTAGCTATATGCGACCCAAGAGGATCCCAGAGATGCTTGCCTGATGTGGTTGCTGCCTAcctccctgagctaactgctgccaatcctcctctttttgctgaggaagcctggccatgagctaacatccatgcccatcttcctccactttatgtgtgggacgcctaccacagcatggtgtgccaagcggtgccatgtccacccgcaggatccgaacccgtgaaccctgggctgctgaagcagaatgtgcgtacttaaccgctgtgctaccgggccagcccccagatatCTTTTTATGTGAGAGAAATAAGCCTCTGCAAGTTGAGTTTCCTATTTTTTCAGCCAAGCACAATCCCAATACAGGGTAATTAGAATGCATGTCTGTCAAGCTACCTCGCGGACTCTGCTTGTGTTTTCCCCCTGCCTTGCTGTCCCCACAGTTCCTTGGGCCTGAAAGAAGCAGACTTTTCCTCTATCACCCCTCCCTACTTACACGAAAACTTCACTTTCATAAAATCCTTATGGTCCTTTCCACCTGGGCAGACTCTTGAAATGCTAAAATAGGAGACAAAGGAATGTAGAAAAATCCTGGCCCCGGGGGTGGCTGGGCAGTGAGCGAGCAGCAAGAGGAGACAGTCGGCAGCATGTGTTTTATTAGAGAGCAAGGGTGCCAGCCCCAGAACCGGCTACACAGATTCAGGCTTGGGGGCCGCCGGAGCCTTGAGTCCGTAGGGGAGACAGCACAGGGAGCCATCTGGGCACAGATGCATGTAGGTCTCTTGCCTCGTGCAGTAAGTCCGGCAGGCCCCTTGGCCCTTCCAGCACCGTTTGAATTCACTTCTCCCTATGCAGAGGAAGATCAGAGGTCACAGAGCAGCCCAGGGGTTGTGGGTTAGACCACTGTTCACAGTTTTGACCACAGATCAAGGGTTAGGCCACAAGTCACAGGTTAGACCATTGGTCACAGGTTAGCTCTCTGGGCTTTTGTTGGACCACAGGATACAGAGCAGCCCAGGGGTTCCAGTTGAGACCACTGGTCACAGATTTAACCACAGATCAAGGGTTAGGCCACAAGCCCCAGTTTAGACCACAGACCACAAGTTAGGCCACAGGGCCCAGGTTAGATCACAAGTCACCAGTGAGCTCTCTGGTCATCTGTTAGATGACAGGTCATAGAGCAGCCCAGAGGTCATAAGTTAGGCCATGGGACATGAGCTCTGACCACAGGGCAAAAGTTAGACTAGAGATAACAGGCTAGACCACTACTCATAGATGAGACAACCAATAACAATTTAGACCACAGATCTCAGTCCAGGTTAGCCCACAGGGGCAAGTTAGACCACTGGTTACAAGTTAGAGACTAATTTCTTGTCCAGGTTAACTCACATCCCAGATATACTCTAAGCACTTTTCATAACAACACTATCCGATTATAGTTGGTCTTATTACAATCCCTGTATAcagccaaggaaactgaggcacagaaaggctaaCAACTTTGCTCATGGTCACATAGCCATtaaggagcagagccaggattcaaacctaggcaATCCAGCTCCAGGGTCCCCACTCGTAACCATTATACAAACTGCCTCACACACAGAGGGACCTGTTAATGTTAGGGTTTAGTGGAGGAATTTCCAACCATGGGCATGGAAAAGGCAAGGCTTTGGGGGAATAGGTCCTGCACCCCCTCCAAGCGTCTTTGATCATAGCATGCAGTGGGGCatctcctttatttattcattcaacaaacatgggGCATTAGGGGTACCACAATGAACAAGATGGCATGGTCcatgccctcaaggagctcccgGCAGGGAAGGCAGTTAAAACCCaagcaaataaatacaataaGTAGAGTGGTAAACACGCTGAAGGAAACGATCAGGGTGCTGTGATGGCCGTCAGGGCAGATGTGGCCAAGTGAGGGGCGAGGAGGATCGCTTAGACAGGCCTGTCTGTTACATTGATGTTTCTAGACAGGTGACCTGGCAACTCAGAAGAACGGGGGCTGACTGGGAGGTACAGGGGAAAggctcctctgcctctccctggaTTAAGATACCCCACAGAATCCTCACGATACCCCAGGCCAACCCATGGGTGTTATTCAGCCCTGCCAACCGGCCCATCCTTCCATCCTGCCAAGGCTGGGAATCTTAGAATGATACAGAGCTGGCCTCAAAATCTCTACGAGGCAAAGAATCCACACTCTGAAGACGGTGTGTAGTATAACGGTTAACGGTGTGGTGCGAACCCAGCTCAGACCGCCTGGGtccgaatcccagctctgctgtttcCCAGCTGAATGACCTTGGCCTCCGATTCTTCATCTGGACCAGTCTCTTTCAGAGGGCTGTGTAGAGCATTTAATCACTAGAGCACATTGCCTGAACAcgtagtaaatactcaataaatggaaaGGGAGATTATCAGAATGACAACTTAGAGAGTTGGAACAACCAGTGCTCATTCAGGTCaaccctctcattttacaaagaaagaaggaaaaggacttATCCAGCTTCTCCTAACCAGTAAGTGGTGGATCTACCTAAACCCAAGGCCCTGACGCCCAGGTGAGGGCAGTTCCTATAATAACTCCTCTTAACACGTCATCACATTTCAACCTTCCAACAACCCCGAGATACAGAAATTGTTACGTTTTCTCCTACACCATCCGCTGTCCTCTCCTCATACCTTTGacttcctctccctccactcGTCTCCCCATGCCccccactccagccacactggcctcctcatTGCTCCTCAAACACACCTGTCACCCTCCCGCCTCCTTTGTCCTTGCCgctccctctgcctgcaacaatctTCTTTGtattctgtcatcacatctctgCTCAAACCTTCCTTACAGAAAGTTAGAAGACATCTGAGactacagtcatgcgttgcttaacaacagggatatgttctgagaaatgaattGCTAGGTAATTTCgttattgtgcaaacatcatagagtgtacttacacaaacaaAGACGGTATAGCCTAACATCCTAGGCTATATGACACACCTAaactatatggtactgatcttatgggccCATAGTCGTACATGAATCCATCATTAACCAAAACGtccttatgtggcacatgaccATACTTCACAATAGTTCACTGGGGACAAGGGgcaggtgaaaaagaaaaaaggattggtTCAAGTTGATAATTGTTGAGGTTGGGGGATGGATACATAAGGgtttttgtactatttttttattcatgtttgaaattttctaaaataaaaagattccTTTTAAAAACTCACATCATTACATTATTCTCTGGTTTTGCATGagtttatatttttccataataaaaagtctttttttgtttagattggcacctgagctaacttctttgccaatcttcttttttttttcccccttcttcttctccccaaagccccccagtacatagttgtaaattctagttgtaggtccctctggttgtgctgtgtgagacgccgcctcagcatagcaggatgagcggtgccatgtctgcacgcaggatccgaacagtgaaaccctgggccaccgaagcagagcacacgaacttaacaactcagccacgggctggcccctaaaaagttttttaaaaacttgctttgtgccttatattattttctctgctttcacgTAAATTTCaaactttccaaaataaaaacttaaaaaaaaaaagcttatcagaggccttccttgaccatcCCCATCAGCTCGCCCATCATCCCCACAAGCATACGTCACACGAACCCCTAGTTCTGCTTTTATTCTTCTTaacacttatcaccatctgacacattatatgtttatttggttattttttgtcACCACTGACTAACACATCAGCTCTGCAAAGGCAAGAaccttgttttctgtctctcctgggtctccagcagttgtaatagtgcctggcacacaggaaatatttttccagtGAATATTTGTGGAGTGAATCTCATCTtaaagattaggaaactgaggggCGGGCTGCTTTAGCAAGTCAGTCTAAGCTGCCCAGCAAGTCAGCGGTGGGGCCAGAACGTCAGCACTGGCCCAGGCCCCCTCTGTCCCCAGGCCCTGAGAGCCAGTCCTcctttctacacacacacactcacacacacaggcgATGTTACCTGGCGGCACATGACCCAGGACCAGGAGAGCCACAATGAGCAGAAGCAGCTGTGTCATGGCCACAGGGCTCCTGGGGAGGCCACAGGGGAGAACACAAGAGGAGACGAGCCAAGCGACCTGAGCCTGCTGCCTGCGGCCCAGCCTTTATTGGGCTACAGATCCAGGCA encodes:
- the DEFB124 gene encoding beta-defensin 124 — encoded protein: MTQLLLLIVALLVLGHVPPGRSEFKRCWKGQGACRTYCTRQETYMHLCPDGSLCCLPYGLKAPAAPKPESV